One part of the Clostridium thermosuccinogenes genome encodes these proteins:
- a CDS encoding YitT family protein — protein sequence MGKKKEILRHAREYLWILVGSIITAASINIFMVPYKIAPGGVSGIATVIYYLTGGRFTVGVIMLALNVPLFIAGFRFIGKRFIVRTLFGTILLSAIIDGTEPLTSYIVHNYLSENKLETNPDLLLYSLFGGFLMGIGLGLVFRSGATTGGTDLAARIVHHFIPNFTMGQILLFIDTSVIIFAAATFGSITLGLYAITTLFISSKMIDAILEGVNYAKAVFIISDKSQAIAERILKDLDRGVTALKGTGMYTGMDKQVLLCILERGQVPMLKEIVKDMDERAFVILTDIREVLGEGFKTYD from the coding sequence ATGGGTAAAAAGAAGGAAATTTTAAGGCATGCCAGGGAATACTTATGGATACTGGTGGGATCGATAATAACAGCTGCCTCAATCAATATCTTCATGGTGCCTTATAAGATTGCGCCCGGCGGTGTAAGCGGTATCGCTACGGTTATTTACTATCTTACCGGAGGAAGGTTTACAGTCGGCGTTATCATGCTGGCGTTAAATGTGCCCCTATTTATCGCTGGTTTCAGGTTTATAGGAAAAAGGTTTATCGTGAGGACGCTGTTTGGTACAATTCTCCTTTCCGCTATCATAGACGGCACAGAACCCCTGACAAGCTATATTGTGCACAATTACCTGTCGGAAAACAAGCTGGAAACAAACCCCGACTTGCTGCTTTACTCCTTATTCGGGGGATTCCTCATGGGGATAGGGCTTGGACTGGTCTTCAGATCGGGAGCCACTACCGGCGGTACGGATCTGGCGGCAAGGATAGTTCATCATTTTATACCCAACTTTACCATGGGGCAGATTTTGCTTTTTATCGATACCAGTGTGATAATTTTTGCCGCTGCTACCTTCGGAAGCATAACCTTGGGACTTTATGCCATAACTACATTGTTCATATCTTCCAAGATGATAGATGCAATCCTTGAAGGCGTCAATTACGCCAAGGCGGTTTTCATTATTTCCGACAAGTCCCAGGCCATAGCCGAAAGGATATTAAAAGATCTGGACCGTGGTGTGACTGCCTTGAAAGGGACGGGTATGTATACGGGCATGGATAAGCAGGTTCTTCTGTGCATTCTCGAACGAGGGCAGGTGCCTATGCTGAAGGAGATTGTAAAGGATATGGATGAGAGGGCATTTGTGATACTTACGGATATCAGGGAGGTTCTCGGAGAAGGTTTTAAAACCTACGATTGA
- a CDS encoding type II toxin-antitoxin system PemK/MazF family toxin: MVIKRGDIFYADLSPVVGSEQGGVRPVLIIQNDVGNKYSPTVIAAAITSQINKAKLPTHIEISAQEYGLARDSVILLEQIRTIDKQRLREKIGHLDDELMEKVNEAIGVSFGLSDI; the protein is encoded by the coding sequence GTGGTAATAAAAAGAGGAGATATATTTTATGCGGACCTGAGCCCTGTGGTGGGGTCTGAACAGGGTGGTGTAAGACCGGTACTGATTATTCAAAACGATGTGGGCAACAAGTATAGCCCTACGGTAATAGCCGCAGCGATAACATCACAAATAAATAAGGCAAAGCTGCCGACACATATAGAAATATCTGCTCAGGAGTATGGACTGGCCAGGGATTCAGTCATCCTCCTGGAACAGATCAGGACTATTGACAAGCAGAGGCTGAGAGAAAAAATCGGACATCTGGACGATGAGCTTATGGAAAAGGTGAATGAAGCCATAGGGGTGAGTTTCGGATTGTCCGATATATAG
- a CDS encoding CopG family ribbon-helix-helix protein encodes MAELKKIMISLPDNLLKEVDYIVSTEKINRSEFVREAMKLYIREIRKIEMRENMKNGYQEMAEINIKLAEMCVEIDNEQQEKYEQQLRELER; translated from the coding sequence TTGGCGGAACTGAAAAAAATAATGATTAGTCTTCCTGACAACTTATTGAAGGAAGTTGATTATATTGTATCTACAGAAAAGATAAACAGAAGTGAATTTGTTCGGGAAGCAATGAAGCTTTATATTCGGGAGATACGGAAGATTGAAATGAGGGAGAATATGAAGAACGGGTATCAAGAGATGGCTGAAATTAATATAAAACTGGCGGAAATGTGTGTGGAAATTGATAATGAACAACAGGAGAAATATGAGCAACAGCTTAGGGAGTTGGAGAGATAG
- the alr gene encoding alanine racemase, which yields MDYKFNRAWAEVNLDNIAHNVREIRRITDKKAEIMGVVKADAYGHGVMGVAKTLINNGVTRLAVSMLDEAIQLRNYGIDVPILILSYTDPIRAEEIVKNNVTQTVFSHDLAKALSDAAVRLKKRVKIHIKIDTGMSRVGFMPGYSAVKNVVEISKLPGIIVEGLFTHFASADEKDKSYTYMQFERFMSICTELSRIGVHIPIKHVANSATIMEFPEMHLDMVRPGIILYGMYPSEEVNKNKINLKPAMTLKANVILVKEVEPDTSISYGRIFTTKRTSRIATIPIGYADGYTRLLTGRAKVLINGEFAPVVGKICMDQCMVDVTDLKSDVRVGDEVVLLGRQGENEITAEDIASAVGTINYEMVCLIGKRVPRFYIEGGKISDVLNYLI from the coding sequence ATGGATTACAAGTTTAACAGGGCATGGGCAGAGGTTAATCTTGACAATATAGCACACAATGTTCGTGAAATAAGAAGGATTACCGATAAAAAAGCCGAGATTATGGGAGTTGTGAAAGCCGACGCTTATGGCCATGGTGTGATGGGTGTTGCCAAAACTCTCATAAACAACGGGGTCACCCGACTGGCCGTATCGATGCTGGATGAAGCGATTCAGCTCAGAAATTACGGGATTGACGTGCCTATTTTGATTTTAAGCTATACTGATCCCATAAGAGCCGAAGAAATAGTAAAAAACAACGTGACCCAGACCGTTTTCAGCCATGACCTTGCAAAAGCGCTGTCAGACGCTGCTGTGAGGCTGAAAAAAAGGGTGAAGATTCATATCAAAATCGATACGGGAATGAGCAGAGTCGGGTTCATGCCGGGTTACAGCGCGGTAAAAAATGTGGTGGAAATCAGCAAGCTTCCGGGAATTATAGTCGAAGGCTTGTTCACCCATTTCGCATCGGCCGACGAGAAGGACAAAAGCTACACTTATATGCAGTTTGAGCGTTTCATGAGCATATGTACCGAGTTAAGCCGCATCGGGGTCCATATACCGATAAAACATGTTGCCAACAGCGCCACTATAATGGAATTCCCCGAAATGCACCTGGATATGGTGAGGCCGGGCATAATTTTGTATGGAATGTATCCTTCGGAGGAAGTAAACAAGAATAAGATAAACCTGAAGCCGGCTATGACCCTAAAGGCCAATGTAATACTGGTAAAAGAGGTTGAACCGGATACAAGCATCAGCTATGGAAGGATTTTTACCACAAAGCGCACCAGCAGGATAGCCACAATTCCTATCGGTTATGCTGACGGATATACAAGATTGCTGACGGGCAGAGCAAAAGTTTTGATCAATGGGGAGTTTGCGCCGGTGGTGGGAAAGATATGCATGGATCAGTGCATGGTGGATGTGACCGATCTAAAGTCGGATGTTCGGGTAGGAGATGAAGTCGTGCTTTTAGGCAGGCAGGGAGAAAATGAAATAACCGCCGAAGATATAGCTTCAGCTGTAGGCACCATCAATTATGAGATGGTTTGCCTGATTGGCAAGAGGGTTCCAAGGTTTTATATCGAAGGCGGAAAGATCTCCGATGTGCTGAATTATCTCATATAG
- a CDS encoding WecB/TagA/CpsF family glycosyltransferase: protein MRNTVNIAGVEVDSITMSQAVDKLKLFIKEDKAHAIYTPNAEIVMEAYKDEGLRSILNQADMLIADGAGVVLASRILGLNLPEKVSGIDLVRNSFSMDIGRKTRYFFFGGKPGVAEAAAENILASHPNIEIVGCRNGYFSKEEVPGIIEEINRAKPDILLVALGAPKQEKWIHENKDKLKAKVCIGVGGSLDVFAGKVKLAPERMRKAGFEWLYRLYQEPWRYKRMLRLPKFMLLTVGIKLKLVK, encoded by the coding sequence ATGCGAAATACAGTCAACATTGCCGGTGTGGAGGTTGACAGCATAACGATGTCCCAGGCTGTGGACAAGCTGAAGCTTTTTATAAAGGAAGATAAGGCTCACGCAATATATACCCCCAATGCGGAAATAGTCATGGAAGCATATAAGGATGAAGGCCTCAGAAGCATACTGAACCAGGCCGATATGCTCATAGCCGACGGAGCGGGCGTTGTCCTCGCTTCCCGCATTTTGGGTCTTAATCTTCCGGAAAAGGTTTCGGGCATCGATCTGGTCAGAAACTCCTTTTCCATGGACATAGGCAGAAAGACAAGATATTTCTTTTTCGGAGGCAAGCCCGGCGTTGCTGAAGCTGCGGCGGAAAACATACTGGCTTCCCATCCCAACATTGAGATTGTGGGATGCCGCAACGGTTACTTTTCTAAAGAAGAGGTCCCCGGTATTATTGAGGAAATAAACAGGGCGAAGCCGGATATTCTGCTGGTGGCTTTGGGAGCGCCGAAGCAGGAAAAATGGATACATGAAAACAAGGATAAGCTGAAGGCGAAGGTATGTATTGGTGTCGGCGGAAGCCTGGACGTATTTGCCGGAAAAGTGAAGCTCGCCCCTGAGCGCATGCGCAAGGCCGGCTTTGAGTGGTTGTACAGGCTTTACCAGGAGCCCTGGAGGTATAAGCGCATGCTGAGGCTCCCCAAATTCATGCTGCTTACCGTGGGGATAAAGCTAAAATTAGTGAAATAG
- a CDS encoding transketolase family protein produces MAQKIATREAYGNALAEFGGDSRIVVLDADLSKSTKTDTFRKKYPERFFNMGIAEGNMMATAAGISTCGKIVFASTFAIFASERSCEQIRNSICYPKLNVKIGASHAGLTVGEDGASHQCVEDIAIMRALPNMTVICPADAVETRHAVKAAIEHDGPVYLRLGRLAVPVLYDESSYSFELGKGITVSEGSDVTIIATGLMLQYAMEAAYLLKQEGISARVIDIHTIKPIDKDLIIKAAKETGAIVTAEEHSIIGGLGGAVAEVLVENYPVPLKMVGVEDKFGKSGKPDKLLEMYGLTARNIAEKAKAAIKMKMGK; encoded by the coding sequence ATGGCGCAAAAAATCGCTACCAGAGAAGCCTATGGCAATGCTTTGGCGGAGTTTGGCGGGGACAGCCGCATTGTAGTGCTGGATGCAGACCTGTCGAAGTCCACAAAAACCGATACATTTAGAAAGAAATACCCTGAAAGGTTTTTTAATATGGGCATAGCCGAAGGAAACATGATGGCTACGGCTGCCGGAATTTCAACCTGCGGAAAGATTGTTTTTGCCAGCACTTTTGCAATATTTGCCTCCGAAAGAAGCTGCGAGCAGATAAGAAATTCGATCTGCTATCCGAAGCTGAATGTTAAAATAGGTGCATCCCATGCGGGACTTACCGTTGGAGAAGACGGAGCTTCCCACCAGTGTGTGGAGGATATAGCCATAATGAGGGCATTGCCCAACATGACCGTTATCTGTCCTGCAGATGCGGTGGAAACAAGGCATGCGGTCAAGGCTGCAATAGAACATGACGGTCCCGTATATCTCAGGCTTGGACGTTTGGCCGTTCCTGTGTTGTATGACGAAAGCAGCTACAGCTTTGAACTGGGGAAAGGCATTACTGTATCGGAAGGCTCCGATGTTACCATAATCGCCACAGGACTGATGCTGCAATACGCTATGGAAGCCGCGTACCTCTTGAAGCAGGAGGGCATCAGCGCCAGAGTGATAGATATTCATACCATCAAGCCCATAGACAAGGATTTGATTATAAAGGCCGCAAAAGAGACGGGTGCTATCGTGACGGCAGAAGAGCATAGCATAATCGGTGGCTTGGGAGGTGCCGTGGCCGAAGTTCTCGTGGAGAACTATCCTGTACCCTTGAAGATGGTGGGAGTTGAAGATAAGTTCGGCAAATCCGGCAAGCCCGACAAGCTGCTGGAAATGTACGGCCTTACTGCTCGGAATATTGCGGAAAAAGCAAAAGCCGCCATTAAAATGAAGATGGGCAAATGA
- the csaB gene encoding polysaccharide pyruvyl transferase CsaB, with protein MRVLHLIGGGDVGGAKTHVLSLVNKLGDHIDVKMISLRPGVFSEDAQAMGIDVEVVKSGNIFADIRRVLKIAKDGKYDILHSHGAKANMFAVIIKFLTGIPTVTTVHSDYRLDYLNNVYKKYSFGVINTIALRFIDYHIGVSKRFKEMLVKRNFNPENIFTVYNGIDYNVPVKSYSREEFAIKYHLDIGENDVLVGILARLDPVKDVSTFLKAAAEVVKVNPSVKFIIGGDGDERKALEQQAEALGITNNALFPGWINDSDEFMSCIDINVLTSLSESFPYTILEGVRLKRATVTSDVGGLSDLIDNGENGYLFNPGDYKTLAEYILELAKNKDKRLEMGEKIYKKAYSQFSLDSMCRTQLEIYESILKKSRDRYLYDIVLSGYYGFRNSGDDAILSAIIDNIRRCRKDVRIVALSKNPPETRQIFNVDSINRINLFKILRVLRKSKLFINGGGNLMQDGTSTRSIVYYLGTTWLAKKMGLKVMVYANGIGPINKKINRKFTRKVLNQVDVITLRERLSISELNNLDIYKPRIVVTADPALTVEPVGDGVVDRIFSQEGISCEQPLVGISVRRCENHIKFNEDTIAEAADYLIEKYGARPVFIPMQHPKDMDIIKSIMSKMSGKAYVLKGEYDAPNILGVIGRMEMLIGMRLHSLIYAASLGIPVVGLVYDPKVEGFLQYFHQSSAGHVSDLSFERLKQVIDEVWNNREKIRQQLIDVTADLKKKAFENAEIAISLIENAL; from the coding sequence ATGAGAGTTTTACACCTGATTGGTGGAGGCGATGTGGGCGGAGCAAAAACCCACGTTCTTTCACTGGTAAATAAACTTGGAGACCATATTGACGTAAAAATGATAAGCCTACGTCCCGGAGTATTTAGCGAAGATGCCCAAGCCATGGGCATTGATGTGGAAGTGGTGAAGTCGGGAAATATATTCGCGGATATACGGAGAGTCCTTAAAATAGCGAAGGATGGCAAATATGACATTTTGCACTCCCATGGAGCCAAAGCGAATATGTTTGCAGTGATAATCAAGTTCCTCACAGGCATACCCACAGTCACCACAGTACATAGTGATTACAGACTGGATTACCTTAACAATGTATATAAAAAATATTCTTTCGGAGTTATAAACACCATAGCCCTCAGATTTATCGATTACCATATAGGGGTATCCAAAAGGTTTAAGGAAATGCTTGTAAAGCGCAATTTTAATCCGGAGAATATTTTTACCGTATATAATGGCATTGATTATAATGTGCCGGTGAAAAGCTATTCCCGGGAAGAGTTTGCCATAAAATACCACTTGGATATAGGGGAAAATGACGTTCTGGTAGGCATCCTCGCACGCCTTGACCCTGTCAAGGATGTAAGCACCTTTCTGAAAGCTGCTGCAGAAGTTGTAAAAGTGAATCCTTCGGTGAAATTTATCATAGGCGGAGACGGCGATGAAAGAAAAGCTCTTGAACAACAGGCCGAAGCCCTTGGAATCACCAATAATGCCTTATTTCCCGGATGGATAAATGATTCCGATGAATTTATGAGCTGTATTGATATAAATGTTTTGACATCCCTCAGCGAGAGCTTTCCTTATACAATACTGGAAGGTGTCCGCTTGAAAAGGGCTACCGTTACTTCAGATGTGGGCGGCCTCTCCGACCTCATTGACAACGGCGAGAACGGCTACCTGTTTAACCCCGGAGACTATAAAACCCTGGCCGAATATATATTGGAGCTGGCCAAAAACAAAGACAAAAGGTTGGAAATGGGTGAAAAGATTTATAAAAAAGCATATTCCCAGTTTTCATTAGACAGCATGTGCAGGACTCAGCTGGAAATATACGAATCCATCCTGAAAAAAAGCCGGGACAGATACTTGTATGACATAGTCCTCTCCGGATATTATGGCTTCAGAAACAGCGGAGATGATGCCATACTTTCTGCTATAATTGATAATATCAGACGCTGCCGGAAAGATGTCAGGATTGTGGCGCTGTCTAAAAACCCACCGGAGACCCGGCAGATATTCAATGTAGATTCCATAAACCGCATAAATCTGTTCAAAATACTCCGGGTATTAAGAAAGTCCAAGCTGTTTATAAACGGTGGAGGCAACCTTATGCAGGACGGCACCAGCACCCGTTCTATCGTGTATTATCTCGGCACCACATGGCTGGCAAAAAAGATGGGCCTTAAAGTGATGGTATATGCCAACGGGATCGGTCCCATCAATAAGAAAATAAACAGAAAATTCACCCGAAAGGTTTTGAACCAGGTGGATGTTATCACCCTGAGAGAAAGGCTCTCTATCAGCGAGCTTAACAACCTGGATATATACAAGCCAAGGATCGTTGTGACTGCAGACCCTGCGCTGACGGTAGAACCTGTGGGAGATGGCGTGGTGGACAGGATATTCTCTCAAGAGGGCATATCATGCGAACAACCTCTGGTAGGCATTTCGGTGAGAAGATGCGAAAACCACATCAAGTTTAATGAAGATACCATAGCGGAGGCTGCCGACTACCTTATCGAAAAGTACGGCGCAAGGCCGGTTTTTATACCCATGCAGCATCCTAAGGATATGGATATAATAAAAAGCATAATGTCCAAAATGTCCGGTAAGGCTTATGTATTAAAGGGGGAATATGATGCCCCCAATATATTGGGAGTCATCGGCAGAATGGAAATGCTTATAGGGATGAGGCTGCATTCCCTGATATATGCAGCCAGTCTCGGAATACCCGTTGTGGGGCTTGTATACGATCCGAAGGTTGAAGGCTTCCTCCAGTATTTCCACCAGTCCTCTGCAGGGCATGTCAGCGATTTAAGCTTTGAGCGGCTCAAGCAGGTTATAGACGAGGTGTGGAATAACAGAGAGAAAATAAGGCAGCAGCTCATAGACGTAACTGCCGATTTGAAGAAAAAAGCTTTCGAAAATGCTGAAATCGCCATAAGCTTGATAGAAAATGCCCTATGA
- a CDS encoding transketolase — protein sequence MILHSLKDLKKRAAVIRKHIIDEVYNAASGHPGGSLSCADILTVLYFEEMNIDPQRPSWEDRDRFVLSKGHCAPALYATLAERGFFPVEDLVKFRSADSYLEGHPSMRYVPGVDMSTGSLGQGISAATGMALAGKLDGKDYRVYAVLGDGEIQEGQVWEACMAAAHYKLDNLTAFLDHNGLQIDGNIADVMSPEPVTEKFKAFGWNVIHINGHDIPQIIDALKKAKEVKGKPTMIIADTVKGKGVSFMENQAGWHGSAPNKEQRDQAIAELDAYISGLEVE from the coding sequence ATGATATTGCATAGCTTAAAAGATCTTAAGAAGCGAGCTGCAGTCATCAGAAAACATATAATCGACGAAGTGTATAATGCCGCTTCGGGGCACCCGGGAGGGTCGCTTTCATGTGCTGACATTCTTACCGTATTGTATTTTGAGGAAATGAATATTGATCCCCAAAGACCCAGCTGGGAGGATAGGGACAGATTTGTTTTGTCAAAAGGACATTGCGCGCCGGCTTTGTATGCAACCCTCGCAGAAAGGGGATTTTTCCCCGTGGAAGATCTGGTGAAATTCCGGAGTGCCGACAGCTATCTGGAAGGGCACCCCAGCATGAGGTATGTGCCGGGGGTGGATATGTCCACCGGTTCTCTTGGACAGGGAATATCTGCGGCAACGGGCATGGCCTTGGCAGGAAAGCTGGACGGTAAGGATTACAGGGTATATGCCGTACTGGGAGACGGTGAAATACAGGAAGGGCAGGTATGGGAAGCGTGCATGGCTGCGGCCCATTACAAGCTGGATAATCTCACGGCATTTCTCGACCACAACGGTTTGCAGATTGACGGAAATATAGCCGATGTAATGTCTCCGGAACCAGTAACGGAGAAATTCAAGGCCTTTGGCTGGAATGTCATACATATAAACGGTCATGACATACCTCAGATAATTGATGCCTTGAAAAAAGCAAAAGAGGTTAAGGGGAAACCGACCATGATTATTGCGGACACAGTCAAGGGAAAAGGCGTTTCCTTTATGGAGAACCAGGCGGGATGGCATGGTTCTGCTCCCAATAAGGAACAGAGAGATCAGGCAATAGCTGAACTGGATGCATATATATCCGGATTGGAGGTGGAATAA
- a CDS encoding DUF4200 domain-containing protein — translation MLGKTKKTYFIAVLTLLLSFGVLHIVQAVTAASAEPGTDMDPIVSQSYVDQKFDDAVKKINQLSLVIEDLNSEIEALESKVKSLTAQLEDQKKYATFQVIELKAGQQLVAGESAEIIVRAGKATAVSGVNGDGLSDITDDNGKSLYTGDEIPLNHLLLVSRNDGRGIKAVSNQVFILFKGTYEIK, via the coding sequence ATGCTTGGAAAAACGAAAAAGACATATTTTATAGCAGTTTTGACTTTACTGCTGAGTTTTGGTGTATTACATATTGTACAAGCTGTTACGGCGGCATCGGCAGAGCCCGGAACCGATATGGATCCGATCGTGTCGCAGAGTTATGTGGATCAGAAATTCGATGATGCTGTGAAAAAGATCAATCAGCTGAGCTTGGTGATTGAGGATCTGAATTCGGAAATAGAAGCTCTTGAATCTAAGGTAAAAAGCCTTACGGCGCAGCTTGAAGATCAAAAGAAATACGCAACTTTCCAAGTCATAGAACTAAAAGCCGGACAGCAGCTGGTGGCAGGAGAAAGTGCGGAAATAATCGTGCGTGCGGGAAAAGCAACGGCGGTATCCGGAGTGAACGGTGACGGACTTTCTGACATAACCGACGATAATGGCAAATCTCTTTACACTGGGGATGAAATTCCTCTGAATCACCTTTTGCTGGTTTCCAGGAACGACGGTAGAGGCATTAAGGCAGTTAGCAATCAGGTTTTCATACTTTTTAAAGGTACATATGAAATAAAATAA